The proteins below come from a single Panicum hallii strain FIL2 chromosome 7, PHallii_v3.1, whole genome shotgun sequence genomic window:
- the LOC112901158 gene encoding uncharacterized protein LOC112901158 has protein sequence MGANGHPPPASIAAQNGSHSGGGGGGGGGGGGGGANPTNSGTAAALRHDPGLAREWSPEEQATLDELLAKYASDVPVVRYAKIAMKLPEKTVRDVALRCRWMNKKESGKRKKEDHNSSKKSKDKKEKVSDSSSKPPVHMAGRPNVPPYPVPVLPMDDDEISSKAIGGPTGEILETNAQVLGQISTNLSNMQIQDNISLLCQTRDNILRILKEINDAPEIMKQMPPLPVKINEELVNSLLPRPAVPMQ, from the exons ATGGGCGCCAACggccacccgccgccggcgagcatCGCCGCGCAGAACGGGTCccactccggcggcggcggcggaggaggaggagggggagggggagggggcgcgAACCCTACCAAcagcggcacggcggcggcgctccggcacGACCCGGGGCTGGCGCGGGAGTGGTCGCCGGAGGAGCAGGCCACCCTCGACGAGCTGCTCGCCAA GTATGCATCTGATGTGCCTGTCGTTCGTTATGCAAAGATAGCCATGAAATTGCCAGAGAAAACGGTTCGGGATGTAGCCCTGCGTTgcagatggatgaat AAAAAAGAGAGtggcaaaagaaagaaagaggacCACAACTCCTCTAAGAAAAGCAAGGACAAAAAG GAGAAGGTTTCAGACTCGTCATCCAAACCACCTGTACACATGGCTGGTAGGCCTAACGTTCCTCCATACCCTGTTCCAGTTCTTCCCATGGACGATGACGAAATCTCATCCAAAG CTATTGGAGGCCCAACAGGAGAAATCCTTGAGACTAACGCGCAGGTGTTGGGTCAAATCTCGACAAATCTTAGCAATATGCAG aTACAGGATAACATCTCACTGTTGTGCCAAACTCGGGATAATATACTCAGGATCTTGAAAGA GATAAATGATGCTCCAGAGATCATGAAGCAGATGCCGCCGCTACCCGTGAAGATAAACGAGGAGCTTGTCAACTCATTGCTCCCCAGGCCGGCTGTACCTATGCAGTAG